From the genome of Dehalococcoidales bacterium:
GAATTGGCACTGATACGGCTAAATCCCAACTCAGAGGCTACAAAATGCCGGTCAATCTTAAAGCCGGTACCGGCAAGAGCTCCGCTGCCAAGAGGTAGAACATCTACTCTTTTCAAGCAATCAATGGCGCGCTGTTTGTCCCGCTCAAGCATTTCGAAGTAGGCCAGCAAATGATGCGGAAAAAGTACCGGTTGCGCATGCTGGAGATGAGTACACCCCGGCATTATTACATCCATATGAGTTTCTGCTTTATCCAGAAGAGAGGTTTGAAAGCTGGTAATAGCCGGTATCAAAGCATTTATGCAATCTTTGGCAAAGAGGCGCATATCAAGTGCTATCTGGTCATTGCGGGAGCGGCCGGTATGCAGTTTGCCGGCTACATCTCCCTTGATTTCAAACAAGCGAGATTCAACCGCCATGTGAATATCTTCGAGTTCCGGCTTGAAAACAAATGTACCGCCTTCCAGTTCCTGCTTGATAGCAATGAGTCCATCTTCAATCTGGCTGGCTTCATCCGGGGTGATTATTCCCTGTTTTGCCAGCATGCGGGCGTGAGCAATTGAACCACGGATATCCTGTGGATATAGGCGGTAATCAAATGGCAATGAAGTAGTGTATTCGATTACTTTTTTACCAGCCGGCTTGGAAAAACGGCTGCGTATATGGCTCATTAGCAGTTACCCTTTTTTTGGCATTGTGCCTGGGTTTTTAGCGGAAGACCCCAGATGTGGATAAAGCCAGGCGCTGCATTCTGATCAAAAAGATCACCTTTATCGTAGGTGGCCAGTGACAGATTGTAAAGAGAATAAGGTGATTTTCGGCCGACCACTATAGCATTTCCCTTAAAAAGTTTTACACGTACGGTGCCGGTTACATAGCGCTGTGTGCTTTCAACATAAGCTGCCAGGTCTTCGCGGTGATTAGAAAACCAGAGACCGTTGTATATAAGATCAGCATATTCCTGGGAAACTTTTTGTTTGAAGTTGCCCTGCTGCTTGGAAAGCACCAGGGCTTCTAAGGCGCGGTGGGCTTTAAGCAGCGTAACTGCAGCAGGTGCTTCGTAGATCTCGCGGGATTTAATACCAACCAGCCGGTTTTCGACCATATCGATACGGCCAATGCCATGTTTTCCAGCAATCTCATTGAGTTTTTGTATCAACTCAAGCCCTTCCATTCTGGTGTCATTGAGTGCAACCGGGGTACCTTCTTCAAAAGTAATTTCGATGTATTCCGCCTTATCCGGAGCGCGGTCAATCGATACCGTCATATCGTAGGCGTCTTCTGGTGGTTCATTCCACGGATTTTCCAGAACACCGCATTCAACCGAGCGCCCCCAAACAGCCGCATCAACCGAATATGGGCTTTTAACGGTAACCGGAACCGGAATACCGTGTTTCTTGGCATAGGCAATGGTATCTTCCCGAGTCATGCCCCATTCACGAGCTGGAGCTACTGTTTTTATCTCAGGCGCCAGAGCAGAAACGCTAACTTCGAAACGTACCTGGTCATTTCCTTTGCCGGTGCAGCCATGCGCAATTGCAGTAGCACCTTCTTGCCTGGCTATTTCCACCATGAGTTTGGCCATTAGCGGGCGTGAAAGAGCAGTAGCAAGCGGGTATTCACCTTCGTAAAAGGCATTTGCTTTTAGAGCGGGGAAGATAAAGTCGTTTACATAACTAAGCTTCGCATCGATTACCACTGCCTTGATTGCTCCTGCATTGAGTGCCTTTTGTTTAACCAGGGTAAAGTCTTTTTCATTACCAACATCAATGGTTACGGCGATAATGTCCGTTCCATATTTCTCTTTAAGCCATTTAATAGCGGCAGAAGTATCTAAACCGCCCGAGTACGCCAAGACTAATTTATCGTTCATTCATAGCCTCCGTTGCTAAAGTTTATCTATTATATAACAAAAGCCAAAGTGTATTATTTGGCGAGTTTTATATCAAATTGCGAGAGAGGAAAGCAATGAGTTCCTGCCTGAATTCTGTATATTCCCAGGTATAATAATGACCAGGTGCTCCGATATAAAAAAGGATATCACCAGGATTTTCCTGGTAAATTCCCAACATGGCTTCCAGGTTTGACCGTAAAATTGTGAACACATCACCATGGCTAAAGGAATCCGCAATTCTTCCGTTATGGCGCATTACCAGGGAGCGTTCGTGTTTAAGGCTCTTTTGTACAACCGTTGGACCAGTTTGGATAGCAAAAACGCGGGGATTATCTTTGAGCCGCCGAAAAGTTTCTTCAACTATAGTTGCGCCGTTACTTTCTCCGGTAAGAAGCACCTTAAGGTTTGGCAAGTTACGGGTAAGGAATGATACCCTGTTTGCCAATTCGGCAGCTTTGGCTGGAAATGCTCCCCAAAAGGCAATTGCTTCGCTAATAGCTCCTTCAAATGAAGAGCGTGTACGTTCGTAATCAACTACCAATATGTTTTCGCCGGAGTCTTTAAGGAAGTTTTCGATTCCTTCCATTACAGTAAGCCAACCTTTGGCATCTGTAACAGAATCCCAGCCGAAACCGCCGGTGTTAAAGATGACAACTGTATCAATATCAGTACATAGTTGGTAGATGCCAATAAGCTGATAAAAATAATCATCAGCGTTGGTTGTGCCTTCTCCGTAAAAGCTGATCGCCTGTTGTCTGGCATCTTCAACAACAGCAGCATCTACTCCGTTGATAGAATCAGCAAGGATATAGAATTTGCCATTATCTTTTTGAAACAGGCGGTAGGGTTCAATGGTATGAGGCGCCGCC
Proteins encoded in this window:
- a CDS encoding argininosuccinate synthase codes for the protein MNDKLVLAYSGGLDTSAAIKWLKEKYGTDIIAVTIDVGNEKDFTLVKQKALNAGAIKAVVIDAKLSYVNDFIFPALKANAFYEGEYPLATALSRPLMAKLMVEIARQEGATAIAHGCTGKGNDQVRFEVSVSALAPEIKTVAPAREWGMTREDTIAYAKKHGIPVPVTVKSPYSVDAAVWGRSVECGVLENPWNEPPEDAYDMTVSIDRAPDKAEYIEITFEEGTPVALNDTRMEGLELIQKLNEIAGKHGIGRIDMVENRLVGIKSREIYEAPAAVTLLKAHRALEALVLSKQQGNFKQKVSQEYADLIYNGLWFSNHREDLAAYVESTQRYVTGTVRVKLFKGNAIVVGRKSPYSLYNLSLATYDKGDLFDQNAAPGFIHIWGLPLKTQAQCQKKGNC